In Bacteroides cellulosilyticus, the genomic stretch GAAATTATGATCCTACGCGTAAACGGCTGAACTTCGAGATTGCGCCCGGAGGTAAAATACATCCCATCGACACAAGCCGTAGCATTCCCAAACGGATGGCGGACATATTAAGTCACCGTGGAATCAAAGATCCTAATGAGGGGCTGCTCGAACCAAAATACCGCACGGTGGTAAATATCATCTTCGGCGGTTCACGGCAGCGAATGCAGGAACTTGCTTTCGGTACGCAACAGGTGGACTTTGAAAAAGGTGCGGACAATACCCGCATCGAACGGAAGCGTGACATTGAACGCTGGGCCAAGGATGTTTATTCATTCGTTTGTGGCAGATATGGTGAGCAGAACATCGCTGCATTCATTGTACATCTGGATGAATTGAACCCGCATATCCACTGTACGCTTCTGCCAATCAAGGATAGTCGCTTTGCGTACAAGGAAATCTTCGCCGGTAAGGATAAGTTTGAATATAGTGCAAGAATGAAACAACTTCATACGGACTTTTTCGCAGAAGTCAATACAAAGTGGGGAATGTCAAGAGGAACAAGCATATCCGAAACGGGTGCACGGCACAGAACGACTGAGGAATACCGCCGAATGTTGTCTGAAGAGTGTACAACAATCGAGGATAATATCAAACTCCATCAACAGGTATTGGGTGAACTTCAATCAGACATCCGGTTGGCAGAACGCAGAGTCAAAGGGCTTACGACAATGGTTAGCAATCTTGAAAAGCAGAAAACTGAAAAAGAAACCTTGTTATCGGCAGCCGAGTACAATTTAAAAGAAAACAAAGGCAATGCGGCAGAATTGGCAATCCAAATACAAATGTTGGAAAAAGAGCTGCAAGGAATCATCAGGCAACTGGCAGACAAGCAGGAAAAGTTGCAGACGGCTGACCGGCAACTCATCGAACTGAAAAAGGATATGGGAGCCATTGAAGAACGTACCGAAGAACTCAAAGAGGAGGCCTATCAATATTCCCGTGATGTACACTCCAAAGTGGATAGCTTGTTTAAAGACGTCCTACTGGAGAGTGTAATCAGCGAGTATCGTAACGCATCGGCACAAATGAATGTTTCAGAACGGCAGCTCTTTGACGGTTCACTGGTACAGTCTATCGCCGAGCGGGGTACGGAAATCATGCACTGTGCGACAATGCTATTTCTCGGAATGGTAGATGATGCCACTACATTTGCCGAATCACATGGTGGTGGAGGCGGAGGGAGTGACCTCAAATGGGGACGCGACGAGGACGAGGACAATCGAGCATGGGCACTTCGCTGTATGAGGATGGCGAGCCGCATGATGCGCTCGACTATCGGCAAGAAATCTAAACGGTAAATGGCATACGCCTTACACCAGATTAAAAGTATAACTAATGAAATCATTGGAATATGACGAAACAAATTATTTTCATCTTCGCTTTGCTCTGCACGTTGCAGGCACAAGCAAGTGTACAACCCGTACAGAAGGACACTGTACGACACACTATTCATTATGAAGTAGCGGAATTGCTTCAACCGATGCAGCCCGTCTATCTCAACGGGGTGCTACTTCCGGCATCTCGAACCGGCAACTGGTTTGTTAGCATATCCGGAGGTGCGACAGTTTTTCTTGGTACACCTCTCGGTTGTGAAGACCTTTTTGGACGAGTGAAACCTTCGTACAGCCTCGCCGTCGGCAAATGGTTTACTCCTTTGGTCGGCGCAAGGGTAAATTATAGTGGCTTGCAGTTTAAGGATGCACAATTATCTACGCAGGACTACCATTATATCCATGCAGATCTCCTGTGGAATCTCCTTGGACGCAGATATGCCCGACAGGAACAGGTACGTTGGAGGCTTGCACCCTTTATGGGTGTCGGTCTGCTACATAACGCCACCAACGGGAACAATCCCTTTGCGCTTTCTTACGGCATACTAACACAATACCGTATTTCCAAACGGGTTAGTGCTATGCTGGAACTCTCTAACACAACTACATTCCAGGATTTCGACGGATATGGCTATCCAAACCGTCTGGGCGATCACATGCTTTCGCTGACTGCCGGATTCACCTTTCATCTCGGTAAGGTCGGCTGGAAGCGCGCGGTGGATACGGCACCATACATCCATCGGAACGAACTGCTTGTCGATTATGGCAACTTCCTTTCGGAGGAGAACAGGCGTTATGTGGGACGTCACAATCAAGATAAGCGAACACTCGTGGAATTAAAGAAAATTCTGGAAATCGAAGGACTACTCGATACATATAGCCATATCTTTGACAACGACGATATAACCGGATGCAGATATCCTATAAATAATTATAGCGGTTTGAACTCGCTTCGTGCAAGATTGAAGCATAGCTATTGGGACGGGTCGTCACCTCTTGACACGACTATTCTTCAGACAGAGAATGGAAAGCCATCATATAATTACACGGCTTCCCGAAATGTGCAGTCCGCCCATCAGGACACCCTCGCTATGGATTCCACGGTTCTTTCATACGCTGATGGAGAGTGCATCGGTACACCCATCTATTTCTTTTTTGCTCTCAATACGACACATCTGACGGATACCTCACAGAGGCTTAATCTTGACGAACTGGCTCGTGTAGCTAAGAAATACAGTTTATCCGTGAGGGTAACTGGTGCTGCTGACAGTTCTACAGGAACATCAAGTATCAATGATTCTTTGAGTATATCGAGAGCAGGTTTTATTACCGCAGAACTGGAACAACGTGGAATACCAGCCAAGCGGATTATCAGAGTTAGCAAAGGTGGAATTGCCGACTATACGCCCGTGGAAGCCAACAGACATACGAAAGTGGAGTTGTTTTTTCCAAAAGCGAAATAGAAATTTCGCATAATTGATGTTTAACTTTGTCATAATCAATGAAGCCTCTCCGCTGTGAAGCGAAGAGGCTTTTTCGATATGGTACACGTGAAGTTCGCCATTTTCCTACTGTCAGAACCAGAATGAAAATTATTTCGATGCTTCAAGTGACTCTTTTCTGAACTGTTTGAGAAGTTTTTCAAGTTCAAGTGATACTTTGCGGGCACGAGTTCCGGCAGCTTTGTTGCCTTTCTCCATCTGGAGGTTGGCATCTTTTGAGAATTGATCGAACAATTCACAGATTTGTGTAAATGTTTTTTCCATTGTTATGTTCTTAATATTATATAATACGCTGGCAAAGATAGCAAAAATATTTTTTTAGGACTTATATTAGCTCTGTTATATATTTCGCCTATAATATGATACCCCTTTTTATGTTTTTCCATTCTGAGTATTCCCTTATCGCACCATCGGCAAATCTGGCCGAAGAGATTTTATATGCAAAGGTACAGTGTCCGGACGATTGTCAAGCACCGCTATGCTAACGGTTCCTGGATATTTTACGGCAGCCTTCCTCAAATCAAAGATTGACTTTCAGTCCCCTTCTCATTGCAAGGTATAAAAGGACAAGCCTGCTTCTGCTCTTACATTCGAAGGTTGGGTATTCCGTTCCATTCCATTTACTGTTTACTTGTCTTATCGCCCTTATTCCACTGTTAATCCTGCATAAAAATCAATCCCCGGCAAGAAGCCGAAAGAGCTTCAAGCAAAGGGAAATAATAAATCAAAGAATATGGGAAAATACGATTTTATCAAGTTGGGTAATCTTCTTTATTGGCATGACCCAGATAGTGGTCTGTCTAATGGGGTTTACCAAGTGGCTTCTATTCCGGAAAACATTGAAGAGGATAGCGTTATTTTGATTGCATCTGATACTTCGGAAGCGGAGGTTTTTCCTTCTGAATTATCACCGATACATACCGGTAGAAGTCATAAAGAAGACTTTTTGCGTTGGAAAACAGAACGTGAAGCTGAAGGTATTGAGTTTTACGACCACCTTTCCAAGGTGATGGATACGGAAAACGACTTGAGTGTGGGAGATATGGTGGCGTTTACAAACGATTATGGAGTGATATTTGGACCTTGTGAGGTCTTAGCTTTTGGGAATCTCTGTAATAGTGGCAGATGTGTATATATTGACAGTGATTCTTATTGGTTTCCTAACCGTCCCGACCAACTCACCATCATGAGAGGTGCGGAATGACAATAACATATCCACCTGTAGCCAAAGCGGGTGGATAGCATTTCCTTGTATTGTATATTCAGCCCGATTACTCTTATAGCCATGCTCCACCGAACTCCCACAACCGGTCCTATTCC encodes the following:
- a CDS encoding OmpA family protein — protein: MTKQIIFIFALLCTLQAQASVQPVQKDTVRHTIHYEVAELLQPMQPVYLNGVLLPASRTGNWFVSISGGATVFLGTPLGCEDLFGRVKPSYSLAVGKWFTPLVGARVNYSGLQFKDAQLSTQDYHYIHADLLWNLLGRRYARQEQVRWRLAPFMGVGLLHNATNGNNPFALSYGILTQYRISKRVSAMLELSNTTTFQDFDGYGYPNRLGDHMLSLTAGFTFHLGKVGWKRAVDTAPYIHRNELLVDYGNFLSEENRRYVGRHNQDKRTLVELKKILEIEGLLDTYSHIFDNDDITGCRYPINNYSGLNSLRARLKHSYWDGSSPLDTTILQTENGKPSYNYTASRNVQSAHQDTLAMDSTVLSYADGECIGTPIYFFFALNTTHLTDTSQRLNLDELARVAKKYSLSVRVTGAADSSTGTSSINDSLSISRAGFITAELEQRGIPAKRIIRVSKGGIADYTPVEANRHTKVELFFPKAK
- the mobV gene encoding MobV family relaxase codes for the protein MANQKQVLDVQVSKGITTAQSNEHLRDRSEKAEKYAMSKGNYDPTRKRLNFEIAPGGKIHPIDTSRSIPKRMADILSHRGIKDPNEGLLEPKYRTVVNIIFGGSRQRMQELAFGTQQVDFEKGADNTRIERKRDIERWAKDVYSFVCGRYGEQNIAAFIVHLDELNPHIHCTLLPIKDSRFAYKEIFAGKDKFEYSARMKQLHTDFFAEVNTKWGMSRGTSISETGARHRTTEEYRRMLSEECTTIEDNIKLHQQVLGELQSDIRLAERRVKGLTTMVSNLEKQKTEKETLLSAAEYNLKENKGNAAELAIQIQMLEKELQGIIRQLADKQEKLQTADRQLIELKKDMGAIEERTEELKEEAYQYSRDVHSKVDSLFKDVLLESVISEYRNASAQMNVSERQLFDGSLVQSIAERGTEIMHCATMLFLGMVDDATTFAESHGGGGGGSDLKWGRDEDEDNRAWALRCMRMASRMMRSTIGKKSKR
- a CDS encoding histone H1, encoding MEKTFTQICELFDQFSKDANLQMEKGNKAAGTRARKVSLELEKLLKQFRKESLEASK